One part of the Acetoanaerobium sticklandii genome encodes these proteins:
- the pflA gene encoding pyruvate formate-lyase-activating protein — MQGRLHSIETMGLVDGPGIRTIFFLQGCPLRCAYCHNPDSQNMFSQKHISPEEVLKTASKYKAYYNRTGGGVTFSGGEPLLQGEFLVETLKLLKENGFNTAIDTSGYGDSKYYDDILKYTDVVLLDIKHFDSPGYKALTGKPMNGFYEFASKLDSFKGKVWIRHVMVPGLTDNETAINKLFHEIAPLAHIIEKIEVLPYHKMGLEKYEKLGMTYTMADVEEMNEDKAKYYENLLNSMLLEEKEEVLARKNII; from the coding sequence ATGCAGGGCAGACTACATTCAATAGAAACTATGGGGCTAGTAGATGGCCCCGGCATTAGAACAATATTTTTTCTGCAAGGCTGTCCTCTTCGCTGTGCCTATTGTCACAATCCAGACAGTCAGAACATGTTTTCTCAAAAACATATATCTCCTGAAGAAGTACTAAAAACCGCTTCAAAATATAAAGCCTACTACAACAGAACTGGTGGAGGCGTAACCTTTTCTGGTGGAGAGCCTCTGCTTCAAGGTGAATTTTTAGTAGAAACCTTAAAGCTTTTAAAGGAAAATGGCTTTAACACAGCTATAGATACTAGTGGCTATGGAGATTCAAAATACTACGATGATATATTAAAATACACCGATGTGGTTCTACTTGATATCAAGCATTTTGACTCTCCTGGCTATAAAGCCCTAACTGGTAAACCTATGAATGGTTTTTATGAGTTTGCTTCTAAGCTAGATAGTTTTAAAGGAAAGGTATGGATTCGCCATGTAATGGTTCCAGGCCTAACAGATAACGAAACTGCTATAAATAAACTATTTCATGAAATTGCTCCTTTAGCTCATATCATAGAAAAAATAGAAGTTCTTCCCTATCATAAAATGGGACTCGAAAAATACGAAAAGCTTGGAATGACTTATACAATGGCTGACGTAGAAGAGATGAACGAAGACAAAGCTAAATACTATGAGAATCTTTTAAATAGTATGTTACTTGAAGAAAAAGAAGAAGTCCTTGCCCGCAAAAATATTATTTAG
- a CDS encoding Crp/Fnr family transcriptional regulator has translation MIGHCSIGNTPCEVCKGKACIKKTPLLSSLNRLEIEKISEGVVFKDYKAGETVFSIGEKADKLYIVCSGRMKIYKYLSDGHEQILYIYSPGDFIGAFNLLKEDEFEFSAEALEDMTISCLSKDTFDQIILKNPTITLKILEKSYERIKAAERLVERLSVSSADAKVAGLLLNLIKDFGAKDSKGIMLGLSINREEMGSYAGISRETMTRKLKLFKELGYIDFIGNKKILILNEQALRDLL, from the coding sequence GTGATAGGCCATTGTTCTATTGGCAATACGCCATGCGAGGTATGCAAAGGCAAGGCATGTATCAAGAAAACTCCTTTATTGTCCAGTCTAAATAGACTCGAAATAGAAAAAATATCTGAAGGAGTAGTTTTCAAAGATTATAAAGCCGGAGAAACAGTTTTTTCTATAGGTGAAAAAGCTGATAAGCTATATATTGTCTGCTCTGGAAGAATGAAAATTTACAAATATCTATCTGATGGGCATGAACAGATTCTATATATATACTCTCCTGGTGATTTTATAGGGGCCTTTAACCTTTTAAAGGAAGACGAGTTTGAATTTAGTGCAGAGGCTCTTGAGGACATGACTATTAGCTGTCTATCAAAGGATACCTTTGATCAGATAATCCTAAAAAATCCTACTATTACTCTGAAGATACTAGAAAAATCCTATGAGCGAATTAAGGCTGCTGAACGACTGGTTGAAAGACTTTCTGTTAGTAGTGCTGATGCAAAGGTAGCTGGACTTTTATTAAATTTGATTAAAGATTTTGGAGCAAAAGATAGCAAAGGTATCATGCTTGGACTTTCCATAAACCGAGAAGAAATGGGAAGCTATGCTGGAATATCAAGAGAAACTATGACTAGAAAGCTTAAGCTGTTTAAAGAGTTAGGCTATATAGATTTCATAGGAAACAAGAAAATACTCATACTAAATGAACAAGCCCTAAGAGACCTACTTTAA
- the thrC gene encoding threonine synthase: MYKGLIDNYREFFNFNKETVPVTLNEGRTPLIRANNLETLLGIDIELYFKFEGLNPTGSFKDRGMTSAVTKAVEDNSKAVICASTGNTSASAAAYAARAGLRSYVIIPDGKIAKGKLAQAVAYGATILAIDGNFDVALDMVKEISSNHPITMVNSLNPHRIEGQKTAAFELCDDLKVAPDYLFIPVGNAGNITAYWKGFNEYHKAGKISNLPQLMGFQAYNSAPLVLGHPVSNPETVATAIRIGNPASGDRALAAIKESNGNIDRIKDEDILKAQFLLSTSEGIFAEPASCISLAGLIKAKDEGRVNQGSKVVCVLTGNGLKDSDIILDNPYEYATLKSDYKVIEDYILRGNK, from the coding sequence ATGTATAAGGGCTTAATTGATAACTACAGAGAATTTTTTAATTTTAATAAAGAAACGGTTCCTGTGACATTAAATGAAGGCAGGACGCCACTGATTCGAGCAAATAATCTAGAAACCCTTCTAGGTATAGATATAGAGCTTTATTTTAAATTCGAAGGACTTAATCCTACGGGCTCCTTTAAAGACCGTGGTATGACAAGTGCAGTTACAAAAGCTGTAGAAGATAATAGCAAGGCTGTAATTTGTGCTTCAACTGGAAATACATCTGCATCAGCTGCAGCCTATGCTGCTAGAGCAGGCCTTAGATCCTATGTCATTATCCCAGATGGAAAAATAGCTAAAGGCAAGCTGGCTCAGGCTGTAGCCTACGGCGCTACTATACTTGCAATAGATGGAAATTTTGATGTGGCGCTAGATATGGTTAAGGAAATTTCAAGCAATCATCCTATAACTATGGTAAATTCACTTAATCCTCATCGTATAGAAGGTCAAAAAACTGCTGCCTTTGAACTATGCGATGATTTAAAAGTAGCTCCAGATTATTTATTTATTCCAGTTGGAAATGCAGGTAATATCACTGCTTACTGGAAGGGCTTTAATGAATATCATAAAGCTGGAAAAATTTCGAATCTGCCTCAGCTTATGGGCTTTCAAGCATATAACAGTGCTCCACTAGTGCTTGGTCATCCAGTTTCAAATCCAGAAACTGTTGCTACAGCTATAAGAATAGGTAATCCAGCAAGTGGTGATAGAGCTCTTGCCGCTATAAAAGAGTCCAACGGAAATATAGATAGAATTAAGGATGAGGATATTTTAAAAGCGCAGTTTTTACTTTCTACATCAGAAGGAATATTTGCTGAGCCAGCTTCATGTATATCTCTAGCTGGTCTTATTAAAGCTAAAGATGAGGGCCGTGTAAACCAAGGCTCAAAAGTAGTCTGCGTATTAACTGGAAATGGTCTAAAGGACAGTGACATCATACTAGACAACCCTTATGAATACGCCACCTTAAAATCTGATTACAAGGTAATCGAGGATTATATTTTAAGGGGGAATAAATAA
- the thrB gene encoding homoserine kinase — protein MFKVKVPATSANMGPGFDCIGIALDLYNEVEVYESDKPLHFIWECEEEEVPEKENFIYTSMIDVFKEHDFPIPNVKVIARKCNIPMVRGLGSSSAAIVAGLTLAYALMGKDFDKDLLAYKAWVIEGHPDNVVPCFLGGMTISVMDEGKPYTTHVPIEDRVKFMAVIPPYKTETKQSREVLPKDYTRADCIQNVSRASMMINAFNLKDYHLLRTAFGDRIHQPYRLPLLKDATYVFELFKENGAIGEFMSGSGSTLMGVFLDDCQDRKLVIEEKLKAIDPLFRVELLNVDRTGVVLSKI, from the coding sequence ATGTTTAAAGTAAAAGTACCTGCAACAAGTGCAAATATGGGGCCAGGCTTTGACTGCATAGGGATAGCTCTGGATTTGTACAACGAAGTAGAGGTTTATGAATCAGATAAACCACTTCATTTCATTTGGGAATGCGAGGAAGAGGAAGTTCCTGAAAAAGAAAACTTCATTTATACAAGTATGATAGATGTATTTAAGGAGCATGATTTTCCTATCCCAAATGTAAAGGTTATAGCTAGAAAATGTAATATACCAATGGTAAGAGGACTAGGTAGCAGTTCCGCTGCTATAGTAGCTGGACTAACTCTTGCCTATGCTCTTATGGGAAAAGACTTTGACAAGGATTTACTGGCTTACAAAGCCTGGGTAATAGAGGGACATCCAGATAATGTAGTTCCTTGCTTTCTAGGTGGTATGACTATTTCTGTAATGGATGAAGGAAAGCCCTACACTACTCATGTTCCTATAGAAGATAGAGTGAAATTTATGGCTGTTATTCCTCCTTACAAAACTGAAACCAAGCAAAGCAGAGAAGTTCTACCTAAAGACTACACAAGAGCAGATTGCATCCAGAATGTGTCTAGAGCTTCTATGATGATTAATGCCTTTAACTTAAAGGATTATCATCTGCTTAGAACGGCTTTTGGTGACAGGATTCATCAGCCTTATCGCTTGCCTCTTTTAAAAGATGCTACTTATGTATTTGAGCTTTTCAAAGAAAACGGTGCAATCGGAGAATTCATGAGTGGTTCAGGCTCTACACTAATGGGAGTATTTTTAGATGATTGCCAAGACAGAAAGCTTGTAATAGAGGAAAAGTTAAAAGCTATTGATCCTTTATTTAGAGTAGAATTACTAAATGTTGATAGAACTGGAGTAGTTCTTTCTAAGATTTAA